A window of Micromonospora sp. WMMC415 genomic DNA:
GACAGGCGCGCCTGCCGCCGTTCCCCCCACTCGACGATTTTCATCAGCCGGGTGCGGGAGCAGGCCAGACCGAAGTCCGTACGGAAGAGGTCGCCTGCGATTCGGTCGAACTCCCGATCACCCCCACAGTCGTCACGAAGATCCTGGATGAGTCCCTTGAGATGCGGGGCGTTCTCGAACTGGGCATCGCGCTTACTGACTTGGAAGCAGCGCTCAACCTGCGCGCGGCGCCGCGCGGAGCGGAACCCGACCTCCGCGAGGAACCGGTGCGCAACGGACGGGTTGACCGTGACGGTCCAGTAGTCGCGCTGGTACTTCTCGTTCCACTTGGCGGAGACGGTGTTCGGGATGTTGAGCCCGTAGAGCAGCAACTGAACCTCGCGGGCCAGTTGCTCGGAAGCGGTGCCGAGCCCGATCGTGGAACTCTCGTCGATCCACCCGTCGCCCTCGAACAGCGCCGACAAGAACGCGCGCTGCATCTTGTGGCCAGCGGTGCGCACCCGGTAAGGGACGCTCTTGCCGTGTGCCGTCACGTAGTCGAGGCCGTACTCCTCCGCAAGGCGCTTGCGGAACTCCCCGCCCGAGACGACGAACTCCTTGTTGTCGTAGTTGCGGACCTCGACACCGAACGTCTGCTCCATGAGGCGGCAGTACTCACCGCTCACCTCGGGATCCCAATTGGTGAACCGGACGCTGTGCTCGTAGCCGAGTGAGCCCTCGGCGACGAGATAGCCCAGGATCACGGCCTCGTCCTCGGAGAGGCCATCGCCGAGGGCCGCCTCCGAAGCACCGAAGGTGGCCGACACCAGGAAGTCGCCAGGACGGATGCTGCCGACGGTGCGCCAGGCGATGAATCCCCGCTCGGTGATCACCCGCAGCGGGTGGTTCTTTGTCGCGGTCACGGTGCGCCCGGAACGCAGCCCGAGCTTGATCACCCGCTTGCGGTTGTTGTGGGTCAGTGCCGCTACCGGTTCGAGCTCACCCCGCTCGTTGACCATCCGCACACCGAGGTCGCGGATGTCGGTGACCCGACTCGTGCAACTCACCGGCTGGCCACAGCGCGCGAAGAGTTCCTCGACGGTCTCGAGTCCGCGGTCCGTCCAGAGGTGCGTATCAGCGGTGAGGCACTTACCGCTGGACTCCGGGCCGTAGATCTCGACGACCCGGCCGCGGGGCAGGCCGCCCACGCCGAGCGCCACGTCGAGCGCGATGGAGCCGGTCGGGACCACCGCGGTCTGGATGACCGGGCGCTCGCCCAGCCGCATCACCGAGCCCTTGCCGAACTGCTTGTCGATCTGAGCGAGAGCAAGGTCGAGTGCCTTCTCCCGGTCTGGCGCTGCCGCCATCGTTGCCACCCCTGCCTTCGCCGGCGTCTTTGCTGAGCTTCGCGTCACGCGGACACGCTAGGCGCTGGGTCCGACAGAAAACCAGCGACGAGGCCGCGAGCTGTGGACGAGCACCCCGCTGTGGACAATAGCCGAACAGGTGTACGACCGGGCAAGCGACACGCGGACGCGGAGAAAAGGCTGCTCAGCGTAGCCGGGCCGGCACCCGGTCGGGGTACGCGGCGACGACGGCCCGCCACACGACGTGCGTCTCCTCACCCGCGGCGAGGGCCTGCTCGATCGTCCGCCCACCGAGTTGGGACAGCACCTGGTCGCTGGCGATGCTGGCCGCGTACCCCGGGCCGAACGCCTCCTCCAGTCGCGCCCAGAAGTCGGTCAGCCGCACGTGTCAGTCCTCCTTGTCGGGTGTCCCCGCGGACACCGGACGCAACGCTAGCGCCACCAGGGGCACCACCGCGATCGCCGCCAGCAGGGTGAGCACCGGATAGCCGGCAGCCTGCATGACAAACCC
This region includes:
- the recA gene encoding recombinase RecA translates to MYGPESSGKCLTADTHLWTDRGLETVEELFARCGQPVSCTSRVTDIRDLGVRMVNERGELEPVAALTHNNRKRVIKLGLRSGRTVTATKNHPLRVITERGFIAWRTVGSIRPGDFLVSATFGASEAALGDGLSEDEAVILGYLVAEGSLGYEHSVRFTNWDPEVSGEYCRLMEQTFGVEVRNYDNKEFVVSGGEFRKRLAEEYGLDYVTAHGKSVPYRVRTAGHKMQRAFLSALFEGDGWIDESSTIGLGTASEQLAREVQLLLYGLNIPNTVSAKWNEKYQRDYWTVTVNPSVAHRFLAEVGFRSARRRAQVERCFQVSKRDAQFENAPHLKGLIQDLRDDCGGDREFDRIAGDLFRTDFGLACSRTRLMKIVEWGERRQARLSASGRAIVAHLRHLATSRYTYEEVVEVVDAGAQPTFDVMLPGTHSFLANGVLSHNTTVALHAVANAQRAGGIAAFVDAEHALDPEYAKALGVDTDALLVSQPDTGEQALEIADMLVRSGALDIIVIDSVAALVPRAEIEGEMGDSHVGLQARLMSQALRKMTGVLNNTGTTAIFINQLREKIGVMFGSPETTTGGRALKFYASVRLDVRRIESLKDGTDVVGNRTRVKVVKNKVAAPFKQAEFDIMYGKGISREGSLIDVGVEQAIIRKSGAWYTYDGDQLGQGKEKAREFLRENPDVAAEIEKKILEKLGVGIGAGDAAGGPELPPVDF
- a CDS encoding DUF3046 domain-containing protein; protein product: MRLTDFWARLEEAFGPGYAASIASDQVLSQLGGRTIEQALAAGEETHVVWRAVVAAYPDRVPARLR